In Engraulis encrasicolus isolate BLACKSEA-1 chromosome 15, IST_EnEncr_1.0, whole genome shotgun sequence, the following proteins share a genomic window:
- the LOC134464074 gene encoding gamma-secretase-activating protein-like, which produces MLRILEATKGLCLPLPPGFHTLLSVLGVKCVCRHSFLQLVDQNLLQLTEPFVSRLMKDLDNSDENEALKFSILKRLPESMLARVCHLWDHPVSSACISREYIRIRLHNRDRSAECRALDDRGNSFLWPDFLPLSYLTKALLDQEEKCLKNPFEEQETVDGRFVEETALKQTLIQLGLDDK; this is translated from the exons ATGCTACGGATACTGGAGGCAACCAAAGGCCTGTGCTTACCACTaccaccag gtttccACACGCTGCTGTCGGTGCtgggtgtgaagtgtgtgtgtcgcCACTCGTTTCTCCAGCTGGTGGATCAGAACTTACTGCAGCTTACAGAACCCTTCGTATCACGCCTCATGAAGg ATCTTGACAACAGTGATGAGAACGAGGCGCTCAAGTTCAGCATCCTGAAGAGACTACCtgag tccATGCTGGCTCGTGTGTGTCATCTGTGGGACCATCCTGTGAGTTCGGCCTGCATCTCTCGAGAATACATCAGGATCCGACTGCACAACAGGGACAGGAGcgcg gagtGCAGGGCGCTGGATGACCGTGGCAACTCGTTCCTCTGGCCTgacttcctgcctctctcctacCTGACCAAAGCACTGCTGGACCAGGAGGAGAAAT gcctgaagAACCCCTTTGAGGAGCAGGAGACGGTTGACGGGCGATTTGTGGAGGAGACGGCTCTCAAGCAGACGCTCATCCAACTGGGGCTAGACGACAAGTAa